A stretch of Pseudoliparis swirei isolate HS2019 ecotype Mariana Trench chromosome 14, NWPU_hadal_v1, whole genome shotgun sequence DNA encodes these proteins:
- the nbeal1 gene encoding neurobeachin-like protein 1 isoform X2: MASKERLYEVWMLYCTKRDPDYLKLWLEIFIGSYERCLDVDFEKPLSRPEEVPPVLTLLPDNILQVLRHQLLQCVQKACDGLEPEQQNLALLLLKFLIITCRNLSNVEEIGTCSYINHIINMTTLYIQQLKSKTKEKEMADQSQAEEFVRHALAFCESLYDPYRNWRHRTGREQLGTVERSRQKYKAAQLTVEFVPFFYQCFQESEHLKESLKCCLLHLFGAVVAGDQRNALLAISPATMEVLMRVLADCSMGSCSSDEGEDWDSEAPDRKALLTLGCLREVVQRLLASSSDQRQVEIASVLENYFKLLNSDPAAVVASQQQQQQQQQQQQQQQAKGRVPTLGRHWESRFVALQVNMLDTIRDMFLCSDRPVLQAIFLNSNCFEHLTRLLQNSKLVNARCTAADKDQKDITNNRLLTGEGDTQVFQGRLDSLAVATIKALTTVMHKSPAAKEVFKERIGYNHLYEVLASLGQPSRLLLKELMNMAVEGEHTSVGLLGISNVEPLLLLAQWLPELDSSELQLFTADWLRRLSCLNRQTRATCVNADMVLRALACLECDQRLHPACAESLFGLVGSLGSQSLGARELLGLLRLLRPPGSTQTHPYVAPALRALLAMVRQQGLESAMQYFDLSPSMAGIVVPTVQRWPGSAFSFLAWLSLDQDQLGPLSKDKRKQLYSFFTPGGTGFEAFISSAGVLVVAVCTKKEYVTVMLPDYCFCDSLWHSIGVVHVPGKRPFGQSLVYIYVDGQQKLSAPLKYPTMTEPFISCCIGSAGHRTTTPPPSQIPDPPFSSPTTPTARSSLGSILSPQTWGGLLGVKPESLTKLISAGTQDSEWGSPTSLQGQLGSVMVFHEPLQPNHIKAICSAGPNCISPFTAQESELADLSAKLLLHYSPKACRNPICLDLSPNMLHGRLTGNKVVNWEIKDVINCVGGLPVLFPILEQLTLITPDQQASDPTAGSDFITPDVTTPPDGDWVLLPSNRASEARLEKNLVASFLLVLKHFLQRHPINQENLLHSHGAGTLGALLQKLPAGHVDVSVLVAVQLLIEQVTYEKNQLLLQQLHTHLLFNFNIWNKGDFPLRIGHIQYMSTVIKDNRKQFRKKYGVQFLLDTMRLYYGRNSNRESDLSEDDVRTIRASLCGLIKYYITKGMSQEEMQSILGYIAAIGDEEQLCGLLELLLSLLQTSPARDQLFLLLFEAGGADSCYALLLNNKYSDRLRELVFKLFERMLRCDRVYEKNKQRLRLRETGYAGLSLLFSEIHITPTLIRCLLNQVLHTDHVVNYKDLMALVQLTHRAGPSERLLVCKRVYQLLQSQQDAAVQISKQQCWQDTLMRLYLRSDGSQPHRATDTISACSLDLSRHSGGGAGRLEKRARAGSGGSRLEDDRFSVGDTRSVDSLESGDVVSLLDTPSSSAPVKPWVVGKSGGLMLDLSHLQAYEGGDSGSQTPGSTPSPLETSKPFPGDREATSSLTEDSFLFSDNISLGESFNTAERAEEELCTMLLEIVLCVMWRGVECSDDSAWLERGQVFSALTKLATANELLLPVDQIKLSLMERMLEWAVADNREASAATLPQHTENAVRLLHMVQDFLQAEGLVNPALWTEKVLEEAVTLMDSLMVWYSSGAQWFQLSQVGLRLLLGFMAQTDPEVCALATAKLNGILQTKQVSSQDEACYLLGKVEGILRRSIQDQREETYSFLVPLLRTLLSKVHRLLFIELHLPQLPDTNGSPSFFEDFQLYCDSPEWRVYLDKYIIPYMKQYEIETFSQGHETMALYWKECYEAFMVSLHKRERERGESKIRFQEQFVEPFSRRGRQENLRYNSMLKQQHSQNSATLRQWKAARRGLVCERGPWADRQQDEMHWRVSSAENFSRMRLKLVRSYNFDPHREASALRDNLGVPQKRVNAESLLLEAAKQVKVSDLEDDILELPEDDPAAANNQVEAEEAGQKEKLVLWEDCELVTVVDVVPGRLELTTQHIYFYDSSQEKEEGVGHDFKWPLAQIREVHLRRYNLRRSALEIFLIDQTTYFLNFKKEVRNKVYSRMLLLRSLGLYATRSPQELLKASGLTQKWVNREISNFDYLMQLNTIAGRTYNNLAQYPVFPWILADYTSEELDLSDPRVFRDLSKPVAVLNERNAKAVREKYESFEDPTGTIDRFHYGTHYSNAAGVMHYLIRVEPFTSLHIQLQSGRFDCADRQFHSIPATWQTLMDNPNDVKELIPEFFYFPEFLENQNGFDLGRLQISKERVDGVVLPKWAKSPEDFIYKHRKALESEYVSAHLHEWIDLIFGHKQRGPAAVEALNVFYYCTYEGAVDLDAITDEKERKALEGMISNFGQTPCQLVKEPHPVRLPQEEVEKRKAQLDSSPLSMFEHLSDLKSFFVEGISDNVPLVKAVVPKNQSHSFITQGSPDTMVTLSQNCLVGTHGWLPYNKNISNYFTFIKDPTVSNAKTQRSLSGPFAPGVEVTAGLFVASHDGKLLFSGGHWDNSLRVTSLVKGKTVGQHIRHMDIVTCLSTDHCGIHLISGSRDTTCMVWQVLQQGGAPVGLHPKPVQVLYGHTDEVVSVSISTELDMAVSGSRDGTVIIHTLRRGQYVRCLRPPCDSSLPLSILHLAVSWEGHLLVHTCLEGKATLKDKNALHLYSVNGKHLCREPLQEQVTDMCVSGEYVVIGSEQGYLSIRDLYSLSLCSEPMAMRVPVRCVSVTKEQSHVLVGLEDGKLIIVGVGKPAEVRSGQITRKLWGSSRRLTQISSGETVYDTQQHDRN; this comes from the exons AGGGATCCGGACTACTTGAAGTTATGGCTGGAGATTTTCATCGGCTCCTACGAGCGATGCCTGGACGTGGACTTTGAAAAGCCGCTGTCGAG GCCGGAGGAGGTCCCCCCGGTGTTGACGCTCCTCCCCGACAACATCCTGCAGGTTCTGCGCCACCAGCTGTTGCAGTGCGTCCAGAAGGCCTGCGACGGCCTGGAGCCCGAGCAGCAGAACCTGGCCCTGCTGCTGCTCAAGTTCCTCATCATCACCTGCAG GAACCTGTCTAACGTGGAGGAGATTGGCACTTGCTCTTACATCAATCACATCATCAACATGACGACGCTCTACATTCAGCAG CTGAagagcaagaccaaagagaaggAGATGGCCGACCAGAGCCAGGCGGAGGAGTTTGTCCGCCACGCGCTGGCGTTCTGCGAGAGCCTCTACGACCCGTACCGCAACTGGAGGCATCGGACCGGCAG GGAGCAGCTGGGTACAGTGGAGAGGAGCAGACAGAAGTACAAGGCAGCTCAGCTCACTGTGGAGTTTGTTCCTTTCTTTTACC AGTGCTTCCAGGAGAGCGAGCACCTGAAGGAGAGTCTGAAATGCTGCCTGCTGCACCTGTTTGGAGCCGTAGTCGCCGGTGACCAG AGGAACGCCCTGCTCGCCATCTCCCCGGCCACCATGGAGGTGTTGATGCGGGTGCTGGCCGACTGCTCCATGGGCAGCTGCTCCTCGGACGAGGGCGAGGACTGGGACAGCGAGGCCCCCGACCGCAAGGCGCTGCTGACCCTGGGCTGCCTGCGGGAGGTGGTGCAGCGCCTCCTGGCCTCCAGCTCCGACCAGCGGCAGGTGGAAATCGCCTCCGTGCTGGAGAACTACTTCAAGCTGCTCAATTCGGACCCGGCGGCCGTTGTggcctcacaacaacaacaacaacaacaacaacaacaacagcagcagcagcaagccaAAGGCAGAGTGCCGACACTGGGCCGACACTGGGAGAGCCGGTTTGTGGCGCTGCAAGTCAACATGCTAG ACACCATCAGGGACATGTTCCTGTGCTCAGACCGGCCCGTGCTACAGGCCATCTTCCTCAACAGCAACTGCTTCGAGCATCTGACGCGGCTGCTGCAGAACAGCAAG CTGGTTAACGCGAGGTGCACGGCGGCAGACAAGGACCAGAAAGATATAACCAACAACAGGTTACTGACAGGAGAGGGGGACACTCAG gttttTCAAGGGCGACTCGACTCCCTCGCCGTAGCAACCATCAAAGCCCTGACAACAGTGATGCACAAATCCCCGGCTGCAAAG GAGGTGTTCAAGGAAAGGATCGGCTACAATCACCTCTATGAAGTGCTCGCCTCCCTCGGCCAGCCGTCGCGGCTCCTCCTCAAGGAGCTGATGAACATG gcggtGGAGGGCGAGCACACCTCAGTGGGGCTCCTGGGCATCAGCAATGTGGagcccctgctgctgctggcccaGTGGCTCCCGGAGctggactcgtcggagctgcagctCTTCACCGCCGACTGGCTCCGGCGCCTCAGCTGCCTCAACCGCCAGACCCGCGCCACCTGCGTCAACGCCGACATGGTCCTGCGAGCGCTGGCGTGCCTGGAATGCGACCAGCGGCTCCACCCGGCGTGCGCCGAGAGCCTGTTTGGGCTGGTGGGCTCGCTGGGCTCCCAGTCCTTGGGCGCCCGGGAACTCCTGGGACTCCTTCGCCTCCTCAGGCCTCCGGGGTCCACGCAAACTCACCCCTACGTGGCTCCCGCCCTGAGAGCCCTCCTGGCCATGGTGCGGCAGCAGGGCCTGGAGAGCGCCATGCAGTACTTCGACCTGTCGCCCAGCATGGCGGGCATTGTCGTTCCCACAGTGCAGCGCTGGCCCGGCTCGGCCTTCAGCTTCCTCGCCTGGTTGTCTCTCGACCAGGACCAGCTGGGCCCGCTCAGCAAGGACAAGAGGAAGCAGCTCTACAG CTTCTTCACCCCTGGGGGGACGGGCTTCGAGGCCTTCATCAGCTCCGCGGGCGTGCTGGTGGTGGCCGTGTGCACGAAGAAGGAGTACGTCACGGTCATGCTGCCCGACTACTGCTTCTGTGACTCGCTGTGG CACAGCATCGGTGTGGTCCACGTTCCGGGGAAGAGGCCCTTTGGACAGAGTCTGGTGTACATTTACGTAGACGGACAGCAGAAACTGTCCGCCCCCCTCAAGTACCCCACCATGACCGAG CCGTTCATCTCCTGCTGCATCGGCTCAGCGGGCCACCGGACCACCACCCCTCCGCCCTCCCAGATCCCGGACCCGcccttctcctcccccactACGCCCACCGCTCGCTCGTCGCTGGGCTCCATCCTGTCGCCGCAGACCTGGGGGGGTCTGCTGGGGGTGAAGCCGGAGTCCCTGACGAAGCTCATCTCCGCAGGGACCCAGGACAGCGAGTGGGGGAGTCCCACCTCGCTGCAGGGCCAGCTGGGAAGCGTCATGGTCTTCCATGAACCCCTGCAGCCCAACCACATCAAAGCCATCTGCAGTGCTG GTCCAAACTGCATCTCTCCATTCACAGCCCAGGAATCCGAACTCGCCGACCTTTCAGCCAAATTGCTGCTGCACTACTCGCCAAAG GCGTGTAGGAACCCCATCTGTCTCGACCTGTCCCCGAACATGCTGCACGGACGCCTGACTGGGAATAAAGTGGTCAACTGGGAGATCAAG GATGTGATCAACTGCGTGGGCGGGCTGCCGGTGCTCTTCCCCATCCTGGAGCAGTTGACTCTGATCACCCCGGATCAACAGGCCAGTGACCCCACCGCCGGGTCCGATTTCATCACCCCGGATGTGACCACGCCACCCGACGGAGACTGGGTCCTCCTGCCGTCCAACCGGGCGTCAG AGGCGCGCCTGGAGAAGAACCTGGTGGCCTCCTTCCTGCTGGTGCTGAAGCACTTCCTGCAGAGGCACCCGATCAACCAGGAGAATCTGCTCCACTCGCACGGCGCCGGCACCCTGGGAGCTCTGCTGCAGAAG ctGCCAGCCGGTCATGTGGACGTCAGCGTGCTGGTTGCTGTGCAGCTGCTGATCGAACAGGTGACCTATGAGAAGAACCAGcttctcctgcagcagcttcacacacacctgctgttcAACTTCAACATCTGGAACAAAGGAGACTTCCCTCTAcgcatag GTCATATCCAGTACATGTCCACCGTCATCaaagacaacaggaagcagTTCAGGAAGAAATACGGAGTGCAGTTCCTTCTGGACACCATGCGCCTTTATTACGG GAGGAACAGCAACCGGGAGAGCGACCTGAGCGAGGACGACGTTCGCACCATCCGGGCGTCTCTCTGCGGCCTCATCAAGTACTACATCACCAAGGGCATGTCGCAGGAGGAGATGCAAAGCATTCTGGGATACATCGCCGCCATCGGGGACGAggagcag CTGTGCgggctgctggagctgctgctcagCCTCCTCCAGACCAGCCCGGCCCGGGACcagctcttcctgctcctcttcgaGGCCGGCGGCGCCGACTCCTGCTACGCGCTGCTGCTCAACAACAAGTACTCGGATCGACTCCGGGAGCTCGTCTTCAAG TTGTTTGAGCGCATGCTGCGCTGCGACCGCGTCTACGAGAAGAATAAGCAGCGGCTGCGGCTGCGGGAGACGGGGTACGCCGGCCTGTCGCTGCTCTTCTCTGAAATCCACATCACGCCGACGCTGATCCGCTGCCTCCTCAACCAGGTCCTCCACACAG ATCATGTGGTGAACTACAAGGACCTGATGGCTCTGGTCCAGCTCACTCACCGGGCCGGACCCAGCGAACGCCTCCTCGTCTGCAAGAGG GTGTACCAGCTGCTGCAATCCCAACAGGACGCTGCGGTCCAGATCTCCAAGCAGCAGTGTTGGCAGGACACTCTCATGCGGCTCTACCTGCGGAGCGACGGGTCCCAGCCGCACCGGGCCACCGACACCATCAGCGCCTGCAGCCTGGATCTGAGCCGCCACAGTGGCGGCGGCGCCGGCCGCCTGGAGAAGCGGGCGCGGGCGGGCAGCGGCGGCAGCCGCCTGGAGGACGACCGCTTCAGCGTCGGCGACACGCGCTCCGTGGACAGCCTGGAGAGCGGCGACGTCGTTTCGCTGCTGGACACGCCGTCCTCCTCCGCCCCCGTCAAGCCCTGGGTGGTGGGGAAGTCCGGGGGCTTGATGCTGGACCTGTCCCACCTGCAGGCCTACGAGGGCGGGGACAGCGGCAGCCAAACACCCGGCAGCACGCCGTCGCCGCTGGAGACCTCGAAGCCTTTCCCCGGGGATCGAGAGGCAACCTCGTCCCTCACCGAGGACAGCTTCCTGTTCAGCGACAACATCTCACTGGGGGAGTCCTTCAACACCGCCGAG cgggcggaggaggagctgtGCACCATGCTGCTGGAGATCGTGCTGTGCGTGATGTGGCGTGGCGTCGAATGCTCCGACGACTCTGCGTGGCTGGAGCGCGGCCAGGTCTTCTCGGCCCTCACCAAACTGGCGACCGCCaacgagctgctgctgcccgtCGACCAAATCAAACTGAG TCTCATGGAGCGCATGCTGGAGTGGGCCGTGGCCGATAACCGCGAGGCGTCGGCCGCCACGCTGCCGCAGCACACGGAGAACGCGGTGCGCTTGCTCCACATGGTGCAGGACTTCCTGCAGGCGGAGGGCCTGGTCAACCCGGCGCTGTGGACGGAGAAGGTGCTGGAGGAGGCGGTGACGCTCATGGACAGCCTCATGGTGTGGTACTCGTCCGGCGCCCAGTGGTTCCAGCTCTCCCAAGTTGGACTGCGGCTGCTGCTGGGCTTCATGGCTCAGACGGACCCTGAA GTGTGCGCCTTGGCCACAGCCAAGCTCAACGGCATCCTGCAGACCAAGCAGGTGTCCAGCCAGGACGAGGCCTGCTACCTGCTGGGGAAGGTGGAGGGCATCCTGCGGCGCTCCATCCAGGACCAACGGGAGGAGACGTACTCCTTCCTGGTCCCTCTGCTGCGAACGCTGCTCTCCAAAGTCCACCGCCTCCTCTTCATAGAGCTGCACCTCCCCCAGCTGCCCGACACCAACGGCAGCCCGTCCTTCTTCGAGGACTTCCAGCTGTACTGCGACTCCCCCGAGTGGCGCGTCTACCTCGACAAATAC ATCATCCCGTACATGAAGCAGTATGAAATCGAAACATTCAGCCAGGGCCACGAGACCATGGCGCTCTACTGGAAGGAGTGCTACGAGGCATTCATGGTCAGCCTgcataagagagagagggaacggggCGAGAGCAAGATCCGCTTCCAG gaGCAATTTGTGGAGCCGTTCTCTCGCCGAGGCCGCCAGGAGAACCTGCGCTACAACAGCATGTTGAAGCAGCAGCACAGCCAGAACAGCGCCACCCTCAGGCAGTGGAAGGCGGCACGCCGGGGGCTCGTGTGTGAGAGGGGGCCCTGGGCCGACAG GCAGCAGGATGAGATGCACTGGAGGGTGTCCAGCGCTGAGAACTTCTCCCGCATGAGGCTGAAGCTGGTTCGCAGTTACAACTTTGACCCGCACCGGGAGGCCAGCGCTCTGAGGGACAACCTGG GTGTCCCTCAGAAGCGTGTGAACGCCGAGtctctgctgctggaggccgcCAAGCAGGTGAAAGTCAGCGACCTGGAGGACGACATCCTGGAGCTGCCGGAGGACGACCCCGCCGCCGCCAACAACCA GGTTGAAGCGGAGGAGGCGGGCCAGAAGGAGAAGCTGGTGCTGTGGGAGGACTGCGAGCTGGTGACGGTGGTGGACGTGGTGCCTGGCCGCCTGGAGCTCACCACCCAGCACATCTACTTCTACGACAGCAgccaggagaaggaggaag GAGTGGGCCACGACTTCAAATGGCCCCTGGCTCAGATCCGAGAGGTCCACCTGCGGCGCTACAACCTGCGGCGCTCGGCTCTGGAGATCTTCCTCATCGACCAGACCACGTACTTCCTCAACTTCAAGAAGGAG GTGAGGAACAAGGTGTACAGCCgcatgctgctgctgcgctcCCTCGGCCTCTACGCGACCCGCTCGCCGCAGGAGCTCCTCAAAGCCTCCGGGCTGACGCAG AAATGGGTGAACCGGGAGATTTCCAACTTTGACTACCTGATGCAGCTCAACACGATTGCGGGCCGAACGTACAACAACCTGGCTCAGTATCCGGTG TTCCCCTGGATTCTAGCCGACTACACCTCAGAGGAGCTCGACCTGTCTGACCCCCGGGTGTTCAGGGACCTGTCCAAGCCGGTGGCGGTTCTCAACGAACGCAACGCCAAGGCCGTACGAGAGAA GTATGAAAGCTTCGAGGACCCGACGGGCACCATCGACAGGTTCCATTACGGCACCCACTACTCAAACGCTGCCGGGGTGATGCACTACTTGATCCGAGTGGAGCCCTTCACCTCGCTGCACATCCAGCTGCAGAGCGGCCG GTTCGATTGTGCCGACCGCCAGTTCCACTCCATCCCCGCCACGTGGCAGACCCTCATGGACAACCCCAACGACGTCAAGGAGCTCATCCCGGAGTTCTTCTACTTCCCGGAATTCCTTGAGAACCAAAATG GCTTCGATCTGGGTCGCCTGCAGATCTCCAAGGAAAGGGTAGACGGTGTTGTTCTTCCCAAATGGGCCAAGTCCCCCGAGGACTTCATCTACAAGCACCGCAAAGCCCTG GAGTCGGAGTACGTGTCGGCGCACCTTCACGAGTGGATCGATCTGATCTTCGGTCACAAGCAGCGGGGCCCCGCGGCGGTGGAGGCCCTCAACGTCTTCTACTATTGCACATATGAAG GCGCGGTGGACCTGGACGCCATCACGGACGAAAAGGAGCGCAAGGCCCTGGAGGGCATGATCAGCAACTTCGGGCAGACGCCCTGTCAGCTCGTCAAG gagcccCATCCGGTGCGACtgcctcaggaggaagtggagaagaggaaggctcAGCTTGACTCGAGTCCTCTCAGCATGTTCGAGCACCTCAGCGACCTCAAGTCCTTCTTCGTCGAG GGCATCAGTGACAACGTGCCGCTGGTGAAGGCCGTGGTGCCAAAGAATCAGTCCCACTCCTTCATCACCCAGGGGAGCCCTGACACCATG GTGACGTTGAGTCAGAACTGCCTGGTGGGGACCCACGGGTGGCTGCCGTACAACAAGAACATCTCCAACTACTTCACCTTCATCAAGGACCCCACCGTGTCCAACGCCAA GACCCAGCGCTCCCTCTCCGGACCCTTCGCCCCCGGCGTGGAGGTCACGGCGGGGCTGTTCGTGGCGTCCCACGACGGCAAGCTGCTGTTCAGCGGCGGCCACTGGGACAACAGCCTCCGGGTCACGTCTCTGGTGAAGGGAAAGACCGTGGGACAGCACATCCGGCACATGG ACATTGTGACCTGCTTGTCAACGGACCACTGCGGCATCCACCTGATCTCCGGCTCCAGAGACACCACCTGCATGGTGTGGCAGGTTCTGCAGCAG GGCGGAGCTCCCGTGGGTCTCCATCCCAAACCGGTTCAGGTGTTGTATGGACACACGGACGAGGTGGTCAGCGTGAGCATCAGCACGGAGCTGGACATGGCTGTGTCGGGGTCGCGG GACGGGACGGTGATCATCCACACGTTGCGTCGGGGTCAGTACGTGCGCTGCCTGCGGCCGCCATGCGACAGCTCCCTGCcgctctccatcctccacctgGCCGTGTCCTGGGAGGGTCACCTGCTGGTCCACACCTGCCTCGAGGGCAAAGCGACGCTCAAG GATAAAAACGCCCTCCACCTTTACTCCGTCAACGGGAAGCACCTCTGCAGGGAGCCTCTGCAGGAGCAGGTGACGGATATGTGCGTGTCGGGGGAGTACGTCGTCATCGGCAGCGAGCAGGGCTACCTGTCCATCCGCGACCTCTACAG CCTGTCTCTGTGCAGCGAGCCCATGGCCATGAGGGTGCCGGTGCGCTGCGTCTCCGTCACCAAGGAGCAGAGCCACGTCCTGGTGGGCCTGGAGGACGGCAAGCTGATCATCGTGGGCGTGGGCAAGCCGGCGGAG GTGCGCTCGGGCCAGATCACACGGAAGCTGTGGGGCTCCAGCAGGAGACTGACCCAGATCTCCTCGGGGGAGACGGTCTACGACACCCAGCAGCACGACCgcaactga